A section of the Euwallacea similis isolate ESF13 chromosome 9, ESF131.1, whole genome shotgun sequence genome encodes:
- the Eps-15 gene encoding epidermal growth factor receptor substrate 15-like 1 isoform X3: MAALPSPTQVAGSHTNIYEAYYSVVDPKGFGSVGGLEAARFLKRSGLSDVVLSRIWDLSDPGGRGSLDKSGMFVALKLVALVQNGKNLSINNINEDVPPPKMGDIPLPKTKPPPVSTTPLITSLPPSAVDWTIKPSEREKYDKLFDSLQPLNGLIPGNKVKNVLMESKLPFDTLGKIWDLADQDKDGMLNRHEFIVAMHLVYKALEKYAIPNTLPPELAPPLKRKDSNSVTAPNLISRPLDGIKADIIAPLTPPTIPPVIKPVQSVQPTIPWVVIPEEKAKSDALFVKSDVDKDGFVSGAEIKDVFLKSGVPQQVLAHIWALCDIKQTGKLNNEQFALAMWFVARCLKGLEPPPALTPEMVPPSFRTNKPVDGLVENNNTRYSNPELDMISKDIEELCKERLALETDIAQKEADIKIKTGEIKNLQSELDTLAATLKQLENQKGEAQKRLNDLKLQVDKLRAQANEQADLVAVQESELKTKKEQLDGLRQEEQRLEDQKNESLNKLQSMTSNLQETQLNISQVKALTTQLQEQSRQINDAISICEAAIQSGDLSVVPDTTLRISAEFRDAEYSRLGLTNGENKQRDQFGDAFSRQNGSSTGFDDDPFQNDPFKSKGNAPITDSFNAAFSKSVNDEFSADPFGAPFSNNSDPFNNFNNGNQNPQVEPEKDPFGCDPFAVLHAPTRDSIVASGPPPRPSSPSPALPPKKSKQPPPRPAPPRPAQPPQVKKQQDAFGTDPFDGGFGGSGGFADFSNFESKLSGNNATQSHQARSKALDFSDDPFKDYRYEDPFNITFDEDAAAADTKSTDIGKSISLDAFGTSDDKFNDKFDPFGLEGRQSVPLSTSFGALSLKLPAPSGRASAPLVSKLPSEDQQLAWAARESLRTEQERKKKVQEKEDADLEMALKLSRIESPKR; the protein is encoded by the exons ATGGCTGCGTTACCTTCTCCAACTCAG gTGGCCGGAAGTCACACTAATATCTATGAAGCATATTACAGTGTG GTTGATCCCAAAGGATTTGGATCTGTTGGTGGCCTGGAAGCTGCGAGATTTCTTAAAAGATCCGGTTTAAGTGATGTTGTCTTATCCCGCATTTGGGATCTTTCTGACCCAGGTGGTAGAGGGAGTTTGGATAAATCAGGAATGTTTGTTGCCCTTAAGTTAGTGGCTCTGGTACAAAATGGAAAGAACTTgagtataaataatataaatgaaGATGTGCCTCCACCAAAAATG gGTGATATTCCACTACCAAAAACGAAGCCTCCACCCGTTTCCACAACACCTCTAATCACATCACTTCCACCTTCTGCAGTAGATTGGACTATAAAACCATCCGAAAGAGAGAAATATGACAAATTATTTGATTCTCTTCAACCTTTAAATGGATTAATACCAGGAAATAAA gtgaaaaatgtgttaatgGAATCAAAGCTTCCTTTTGATACATTGGGAAAAATATGGGATTTAGCAGATCAAGATAAAGATGGTATGCTGAATAGACACGAGTTTATTgtg GCTATGCATTTAGTATATAAGGCACTTGAAAAATACGCCATTCCTAACACATTACCACCCGAACTGGCTCCCCCGCTGAAACGAAAGGATTCCAACTCTGTTACTGCTCCAAATTTAATTAGTCGTCCGCTAGATGGAATCAAAGCTGATATTATTGCACCTTTAACCCCTCCAACA ATTCCACCCGTAATCAAACCAGTACAATCTGTACAGCCCACCATTCCTTGGGTGGTCATACCCGAAGAGAAGGCAAAATCAGAtgctttatttgttaaaagtgACGTGGACAAGGATGGTTTCGTGTCCGGGGCGGAAATTAAGGACGTGTTTTTGAAGAGCGGTGTTCCACAACAAGTTTTAGCTCATATTTG GGCCCTATGTGATATTAAACAGACGGGTAAACTAAATAATGAACAATTTGCATTGGCTATGTGGTTCGTCGCCAGGTGTTTGAAGGGTTTGGAGCCACCGCCAGCATTAACGCCCGAAATGGTACCTCCGAGTTTTAGGACAAATAAGCCGGTTGATGGCCTCGTG gaaaataataACACGAGATATTCCAATCCAGAACTGGACATGATAAGCAAAGACATCGAGGAACTTTGCAAAGAAAGACTTGCCTTAGAGACAGACATTGCACAGAAAGAAGcagatattaaaataaaaactggagaaataaaaaatcttcag AGCGAGTTAGACACTCTGGCAGCTACTCTCAAACAGCTGGAAAATCAGAAAGGGGAAGCACAAAAGAGACTGAACGACCTCAAACTTCAG GTGGACAAATTGAGAGCTCAAGCGAATGAACAAGCCGATTTAGTAGCGGTTCAAGAGTCTGAACTGAAAACTAAAAAGGAACAGTTAGATGGGCTTAGACAAGAGGAACAAAGGTTAGAAGACCAGAAAAATGAGAGTTTGAATAAGCTGCAATCAATGACATCTAATTTACAAGAAACACAACTTAATATAAGTCAG GTGAAAGCACTTACCACACAACTGCAAGAGCAGTCGAGACAAATCAACGATGCCATAAGTATCTGTGAGGCGGCCATTCAATCTGGTGATTTAAGCGTGGTGCCGGATACCACATTACGAATTTCTGCTGAATTTAGGGATGCTGAATACTCTAGATTGGGACTAACTAACGGTGAAAATAAACAG agaGATCAATTCGGTGATGCATTCAGCCGGCAAAATGGTTCAAGTACTGGATTTGACGATGATCCATTTCAAAATG ATCCGTTTAAAAGTAAAGGAAATGCACCAATCACTGATTCATTTAATGCGGCCTTTTCTAAATCGGTCAAT gaTGAATTTTCTGCTGATCCATTTGGAGCTCCTTTCAGCAATAACTCAGATCCATTTAATAACTTCAATAATGGGAATCAGAATCCTCAGGTAGAA cCCGAAAAAGACCCATTCGGTTGTGATCCCTTCGCGGTTCTGCACGCCCCGACAAGAGATAGCATTGTCGCCTCCGGGCCGCCTCCGCGACCTTCCAGCCCCAGTCCGGCCTTACCACccaaaaaaagtaaacagCCTCCGCCGCGGCCTGCACCTCCTCGACCTGCGCAGCCGCCACAAGTCAAGAAACAACAAGACGCCTTCGGGACCGATCCATTCGATGGCGGTTTCGGCGGCAGCGGAGGTTTtgctgatttttcaaattttgaatccaAG TTATCCGGTAACAACGCTACACAATCACATCAAGCTCGGTCCAAAGCTCTAGACTTTTCCGATGATCCATTCAAAGACTACAGGTACGAGGATCCGTTTAATATTACGTTTGACGAGGACGCAGCTGCGGCTGATACAAAAAGTACGGACATAGGAAAGTCCATTTCTTTGGACGCGTTTGGCACCAGCGACGATAAGTTCAATGACAAGTTCGACCCTTTTGGGTTAGAGGGCAGACAATCGGTTCCTCTCAGCACATCTTTTGGTGCTCTATCGTTGAAACTTCCTGCGCCAAGTGGTAGAGCTTCTGCACCTTTAGTCTCAAAGTTGCCGAGCGAGGACCAACAGCTTGCCTGGGCGGCTAGGGAGAGTTTACGAACGGAAcaggaaaggaaaaaaaaggtTCAAGAAAAGGAGGATGCGGACCTGGAGATGGCGCTGAAGTTAAGTAGAATAGAGTCGCCTAAGCGTTGA
- the Eps-15 gene encoding epidermal growth factor receptor substrate 15-like 1 isoform X2, with product MAALPSPTQVAGSHTNIYEAYYSVVDPKGFGSVGGLEAARFLKRSGLSDVVLSRIWDLSDPGGRGSLDKSGMFVALKLVALVQNGKNLSINNINEDVPPPKMGDIPLPKTKPPPVSTTPLITSLPPSAVDWTIKPSEREKYDKLFDSLQPLNGLIPGNKVKNVLMESKLPFDTLGKIWDLADQDKDGMLNRHEFIVAMHLVYKALEKYAIPNTLPPELAPPLKRKDSNSVTAPNLISRPLDGIKADIIAPLTPPTIPPVIKPVQSVQPTIPWVVIPEEKAKSDALFVKSDVDKDGFVSGAEIKDVFLKSGVPQQVLAHIWALCDIKQTGKLNNEQFALAMWFVARCLKGLEPPPALTPEMVPPSFRTNKPVDGLVENNNTRYSNPELDMISKDIEELCKERLALETDIAQKEADIKIKTGEIKNLQSELDTLAATLKQLENQKGEAQKRLNDLKLQKNTVDIEHAAIDNQLISANDKVDKLRAQANEQADLVAVQESELKTKKEQLDGLRQEEQRLEDQKNESLNKLQSMTSNLQETQLNISQVKALTTQLQEQSRQINDAISICEAAIQSGDLSVVPDTTLRISAEFRDAEYSRLGLTNGENKQRDQFGDAFSRQNGSSTGFDDDPFQNDPFKSKGNAPITDSFNAAFSKSVNDEFSADPFGAPFSNNSDPFNNFNNGNQNPQPEKDPFGCDPFAVLHAPTRDSIVASGPPPRPSSPSPALPPKKSKQPPPRPAPPRPAQPPQVKKQQDAFGTDPFDGGFGGSGGFADFSNFESKLSGNNATQSHQARSKALDFSDDPFKDYRYEDPFNITFDEDAAAADTKSTDIGKSISLDAFGTSDDKFNDKFDPFGLEGRQSVPLSTSFGALSLKLPAPSGRASAPLVSKLPSEDQQLAWAARESLRTEQERKKKVQEKEDADLEMALKLSRIESPKR from the exons ATGGCTGCGTTACCTTCTCCAACTCAG gTGGCCGGAAGTCACACTAATATCTATGAAGCATATTACAGTGTG GTTGATCCCAAAGGATTTGGATCTGTTGGTGGCCTGGAAGCTGCGAGATTTCTTAAAAGATCCGGTTTAAGTGATGTTGTCTTATCCCGCATTTGGGATCTTTCTGACCCAGGTGGTAGAGGGAGTTTGGATAAATCAGGAATGTTTGTTGCCCTTAAGTTAGTGGCTCTGGTACAAAATGGAAAGAACTTgagtataaataatataaatgaaGATGTGCCTCCACCAAAAATG gGTGATATTCCACTACCAAAAACGAAGCCTCCACCCGTTTCCACAACACCTCTAATCACATCACTTCCACCTTCTGCAGTAGATTGGACTATAAAACCATCCGAAAGAGAGAAATATGACAAATTATTTGATTCTCTTCAACCTTTAAATGGATTAATACCAGGAAATAAA gtgaaaaatgtgttaatgGAATCAAAGCTTCCTTTTGATACATTGGGAAAAATATGGGATTTAGCAGATCAAGATAAAGATGGTATGCTGAATAGACACGAGTTTATTgtg GCTATGCATTTAGTATATAAGGCACTTGAAAAATACGCCATTCCTAACACATTACCACCCGAACTGGCTCCCCCGCTGAAACGAAAGGATTCCAACTCTGTTACTGCTCCAAATTTAATTAGTCGTCCGCTAGATGGAATCAAAGCTGATATTATTGCACCTTTAACCCCTCCAACA ATTCCACCCGTAATCAAACCAGTACAATCTGTACAGCCCACCATTCCTTGGGTGGTCATACCCGAAGAGAAGGCAAAATCAGAtgctttatttgttaaaagtgACGTGGACAAGGATGGTTTCGTGTCCGGGGCGGAAATTAAGGACGTGTTTTTGAAGAGCGGTGTTCCACAACAAGTTTTAGCTCATATTTG GGCCCTATGTGATATTAAACAGACGGGTAAACTAAATAATGAACAATTTGCATTGGCTATGTGGTTCGTCGCCAGGTGTTTGAAGGGTTTGGAGCCACCGCCAGCATTAACGCCCGAAATGGTACCTCCGAGTTTTAGGACAAATAAGCCGGTTGATGGCCTCGTG gaaaataataACACGAGATATTCCAATCCAGAACTGGACATGATAAGCAAAGACATCGAGGAACTTTGCAAAGAAAGACTTGCCTTAGAGACAGACATTGCACAGAAAGAAGcagatattaaaataaaaactggagaaataaaaaatcttcag AGCGAGTTAGACACTCTGGCAGCTACTCTCAAACAGCTGGAAAATCAGAAAGGGGAAGCACAAAAGAGACTGAACGACCTCAAACTTCAG AAAAATACAGTAGACATAGAACATGCTGCAATTGATAATCAACTCATTTCGGCTAATGATAAG GTGGACAAATTGAGAGCTCAAGCGAATGAACAAGCCGATTTAGTAGCGGTTCAAGAGTCTGAACTGAAAACTAAAAAGGAACAGTTAGATGGGCTTAGACAAGAGGAACAAAGGTTAGAAGACCAGAAAAATGAGAGTTTGAATAAGCTGCAATCAATGACATCTAATTTACAAGAAACACAACTTAATATAAGTCAG GTGAAAGCACTTACCACACAACTGCAAGAGCAGTCGAGACAAATCAACGATGCCATAAGTATCTGTGAGGCGGCCATTCAATCTGGTGATTTAAGCGTGGTGCCGGATACCACATTACGAATTTCTGCTGAATTTAGGGATGCTGAATACTCTAGATTGGGACTAACTAACGGTGAAAATAAACAG agaGATCAATTCGGTGATGCATTCAGCCGGCAAAATGGTTCAAGTACTGGATTTGACGATGATCCATTTCAAAATG ATCCGTTTAAAAGTAAAGGAAATGCACCAATCACTGATTCATTTAATGCGGCCTTTTCTAAATCGGTCAAT gaTGAATTTTCTGCTGATCCATTTGGAGCTCCTTTCAGCAATAACTCAGATCCATTTAATAACTTCAATAATGGGAATCAGAATCCTCAG cCCGAAAAAGACCCATTCGGTTGTGATCCCTTCGCGGTTCTGCACGCCCCGACAAGAGATAGCATTGTCGCCTCCGGGCCGCCTCCGCGACCTTCCAGCCCCAGTCCGGCCTTACCACccaaaaaaagtaaacagCCTCCGCCGCGGCCTGCACCTCCTCGACCTGCGCAGCCGCCACAAGTCAAGAAACAACAAGACGCCTTCGGGACCGATCCATTCGATGGCGGTTTCGGCGGCAGCGGAGGTTTtgctgatttttcaaattttgaatccaAG TTATCCGGTAACAACGCTACACAATCACATCAAGCTCGGTCCAAAGCTCTAGACTTTTCCGATGATCCATTCAAAGACTACAGGTACGAGGATCCGTTTAATATTACGTTTGACGAGGACGCAGCTGCGGCTGATACAAAAAGTACGGACATAGGAAAGTCCATTTCTTTGGACGCGTTTGGCACCAGCGACGATAAGTTCAATGACAAGTTCGACCCTTTTGGGTTAGAGGGCAGACAATCGGTTCCTCTCAGCACATCTTTTGGTGCTCTATCGTTGAAACTTCCTGCGCCAAGTGGTAGAGCTTCTGCACCTTTAGTCTCAAAGTTGCCGAGCGAGGACCAACAGCTTGCCTGGGCGGCTAGGGAGAGTTTACGAACGGAAcaggaaaggaaaaaaaaggtTCAAGAAAAGGAGGATGCGGACCTGGAGATGGCGCTGAAGTTAAGTAGAATAGAGTCGCCTAAGCGTTGA
- the Eps-15 gene encoding epidermal growth factor receptor substrate 15-like 1 isoform X1: MAALPSPTQVAGSHTNIYEAYYSVVDPKGFGSVGGLEAARFLKRSGLSDVVLSRIWDLSDPGGRGSLDKSGMFVALKLVALVQNGKNLSINNINEDVPPPKMGDIPLPKTKPPPVSTTPLITSLPPSAVDWTIKPSEREKYDKLFDSLQPLNGLIPGNKVKNVLMESKLPFDTLGKIWDLADQDKDGMLNRHEFIVAMHLVYKALEKYAIPNTLPPELAPPLKRKDSNSVTAPNLISRPLDGIKADIIAPLTPPTIPPVIKPVQSVQPTIPWVVIPEEKAKSDALFVKSDVDKDGFVSGAEIKDVFLKSGVPQQVLAHIWALCDIKQTGKLNNEQFALAMWFVARCLKGLEPPPALTPEMVPPSFRTNKPVDGLVENNNTRYSNPELDMISKDIEELCKERLALETDIAQKEADIKIKTGEIKNLQSELDTLAATLKQLENQKGEAQKRLNDLKLQKNTVDIEHAAIDNQLISANDKVDKLRAQANEQADLVAVQESELKTKKEQLDGLRQEEQRLEDQKNESLNKLQSMTSNLQETQLNISQVKALTTQLQEQSRQINDAISICEAAIQSGDLSVVPDTTLRISAEFRDAEYSRLGLTNGENKQRDQFGDAFSRQNGSSTGFDDDPFQNDPFKSKGNAPITDSFNAAFSKSVNDEFSADPFGAPFSNNSDPFNNFNNGNQNPQVEPEKDPFGCDPFAVLHAPTRDSIVASGPPPRPSSPSPALPPKKSKQPPPRPAPPRPAQPPQVKKQQDAFGTDPFDGGFGGSGGFADFSNFESKLSGNNATQSHQARSKALDFSDDPFKDYRYEDPFNITFDEDAAAADTKSTDIGKSISLDAFGTSDDKFNDKFDPFGLEGRQSVPLSTSFGALSLKLPAPSGRASAPLVSKLPSEDQQLAWAARESLRTEQERKKKVQEKEDADLEMALKLSRIESPKR; encoded by the exons ATGGCTGCGTTACCTTCTCCAACTCAG gTGGCCGGAAGTCACACTAATATCTATGAAGCATATTACAGTGTG GTTGATCCCAAAGGATTTGGATCTGTTGGTGGCCTGGAAGCTGCGAGATTTCTTAAAAGATCCGGTTTAAGTGATGTTGTCTTATCCCGCATTTGGGATCTTTCTGACCCAGGTGGTAGAGGGAGTTTGGATAAATCAGGAATGTTTGTTGCCCTTAAGTTAGTGGCTCTGGTACAAAATGGAAAGAACTTgagtataaataatataaatgaaGATGTGCCTCCACCAAAAATG gGTGATATTCCACTACCAAAAACGAAGCCTCCACCCGTTTCCACAACACCTCTAATCACATCACTTCCACCTTCTGCAGTAGATTGGACTATAAAACCATCCGAAAGAGAGAAATATGACAAATTATTTGATTCTCTTCAACCTTTAAATGGATTAATACCAGGAAATAAA gtgaaaaatgtgttaatgGAATCAAAGCTTCCTTTTGATACATTGGGAAAAATATGGGATTTAGCAGATCAAGATAAAGATGGTATGCTGAATAGACACGAGTTTATTgtg GCTATGCATTTAGTATATAAGGCACTTGAAAAATACGCCATTCCTAACACATTACCACCCGAACTGGCTCCCCCGCTGAAACGAAAGGATTCCAACTCTGTTACTGCTCCAAATTTAATTAGTCGTCCGCTAGATGGAATCAAAGCTGATATTATTGCACCTTTAACCCCTCCAACA ATTCCACCCGTAATCAAACCAGTACAATCTGTACAGCCCACCATTCCTTGGGTGGTCATACCCGAAGAGAAGGCAAAATCAGAtgctttatttgttaaaagtgACGTGGACAAGGATGGTTTCGTGTCCGGGGCGGAAATTAAGGACGTGTTTTTGAAGAGCGGTGTTCCACAACAAGTTTTAGCTCATATTTG GGCCCTATGTGATATTAAACAGACGGGTAAACTAAATAATGAACAATTTGCATTGGCTATGTGGTTCGTCGCCAGGTGTTTGAAGGGTTTGGAGCCACCGCCAGCATTAACGCCCGAAATGGTACCTCCGAGTTTTAGGACAAATAAGCCGGTTGATGGCCTCGTG gaaaataataACACGAGATATTCCAATCCAGAACTGGACATGATAAGCAAAGACATCGAGGAACTTTGCAAAGAAAGACTTGCCTTAGAGACAGACATTGCACAGAAAGAAGcagatattaaaataaaaactggagaaataaaaaatcttcag AGCGAGTTAGACACTCTGGCAGCTACTCTCAAACAGCTGGAAAATCAGAAAGGGGAAGCACAAAAGAGACTGAACGACCTCAAACTTCAG AAAAATACAGTAGACATAGAACATGCTGCAATTGATAATCAACTCATTTCGGCTAATGATAAG GTGGACAAATTGAGAGCTCAAGCGAATGAACAAGCCGATTTAGTAGCGGTTCAAGAGTCTGAACTGAAAACTAAAAAGGAACAGTTAGATGGGCTTAGACAAGAGGAACAAAGGTTAGAAGACCAGAAAAATGAGAGTTTGAATAAGCTGCAATCAATGACATCTAATTTACAAGAAACACAACTTAATATAAGTCAG GTGAAAGCACTTACCACACAACTGCAAGAGCAGTCGAGACAAATCAACGATGCCATAAGTATCTGTGAGGCGGCCATTCAATCTGGTGATTTAAGCGTGGTGCCGGATACCACATTACGAATTTCTGCTGAATTTAGGGATGCTGAATACTCTAGATTGGGACTAACTAACGGTGAAAATAAACAG agaGATCAATTCGGTGATGCATTCAGCCGGCAAAATGGTTCAAGTACTGGATTTGACGATGATCCATTTCAAAATG ATCCGTTTAAAAGTAAAGGAAATGCACCAATCACTGATTCATTTAATGCGGCCTTTTCTAAATCGGTCAAT gaTGAATTTTCTGCTGATCCATTTGGAGCTCCTTTCAGCAATAACTCAGATCCATTTAATAACTTCAATAATGGGAATCAGAATCCTCAGGTAGAA cCCGAAAAAGACCCATTCGGTTGTGATCCCTTCGCGGTTCTGCACGCCCCGACAAGAGATAGCATTGTCGCCTCCGGGCCGCCTCCGCGACCTTCCAGCCCCAGTCCGGCCTTACCACccaaaaaaagtaaacagCCTCCGCCGCGGCCTGCACCTCCTCGACCTGCGCAGCCGCCACAAGTCAAGAAACAACAAGACGCCTTCGGGACCGATCCATTCGATGGCGGTTTCGGCGGCAGCGGAGGTTTtgctgatttttcaaattttgaatccaAG TTATCCGGTAACAACGCTACACAATCACATCAAGCTCGGTCCAAAGCTCTAGACTTTTCCGATGATCCATTCAAAGACTACAGGTACGAGGATCCGTTTAATATTACGTTTGACGAGGACGCAGCTGCGGCTGATACAAAAAGTACGGACATAGGAAAGTCCATTTCTTTGGACGCGTTTGGCACCAGCGACGATAAGTTCAATGACAAGTTCGACCCTTTTGGGTTAGAGGGCAGACAATCGGTTCCTCTCAGCACATCTTTTGGTGCTCTATCGTTGAAACTTCCTGCGCCAAGTGGTAGAGCTTCTGCACCTTTAGTCTCAAAGTTGCCGAGCGAGGACCAACAGCTTGCCTGGGCGGCTAGGGAGAGTTTACGAACGGAAcaggaaaggaaaaaaaaggtTCAAGAAAAGGAGGATGCGGACCTGGAGATGGCGCTGAAGTTAAGTAGAATAGAGTCGCCTAAGCGTTGA
- the Eps-15 gene encoding epidermal growth factor receptor substrate 15-like 1 isoform X5, with translation MAALPSPTQVAGSHTNIYEAYYSVAMHLVYKALEKYAIPNTLPPELAPPLKRKDSNSVTAPNLISRPLDGIKADIIAPLTPPTIPPVIKPVQSVQPTIPWVVIPEEKAKSDALFVKSDVDKDGFVSGAEIKDVFLKSGVPQQVLAHIWALCDIKQTGKLNNEQFALAMWFVARCLKGLEPPPALTPEMVPPSFRTNKPVDGLVENNNTRYSNPELDMISKDIEELCKERLALETDIAQKEADIKIKTGEIKNLQSELDTLAATLKQLENQKGEAQKRLNDLKLQKNTVDIEHAAIDNQLISANDKVDKLRAQANEQADLVAVQESELKTKKEQLDGLRQEEQRLEDQKNESLNKLQSMTSNLQETQLNISQVKALTTQLQEQSRQINDAISICEAAIQSGDLSVVPDTTLRISAEFRDAEYSRLGLTNGENKQRDQFGDAFSRQNGSSTGFDDDPFQNDPFKSKGNAPITDSFNAAFSKSVNDEFSADPFGAPFSNNSDPFNNFNNGNQNPQVEPEKDPFGCDPFAVLHAPTRDSIVASGPPPRPSSPSPALPPKKSKQPPPRPAPPRPAQPPQVKKQQDAFGTDPFDGGFGGSGGFADFSNFESKLSGNNATQSHQARSKALDFSDDPFKDYRYEDPFNITFDEDAAAADTKSTDIGKSISLDAFGTSDDKFNDKFDPFGLEGRQSVPLSTSFGALSLKLPAPSGRASAPLVSKLPSEDQQLAWAARESLRTEQERKKKVQEKEDADLEMALKLSRIESPKR, from the exons ATGGCTGCGTTACCTTCTCCAACTCAG gTGGCCGGAAGTCACACTAATATCTATGAAGCATATTACAGTGTG GCTATGCATTTAGTATATAAGGCACTTGAAAAATACGCCATTCCTAACACATTACCACCCGAACTGGCTCCCCCGCTGAAACGAAAGGATTCCAACTCTGTTACTGCTCCAAATTTAATTAGTCGTCCGCTAGATGGAATCAAAGCTGATATTATTGCACCTTTAACCCCTCCAACA ATTCCACCCGTAATCAAACCAGTACAATCTGTACAGCCCACCATTCCTTGGGTGGTCATACCCGAAGAGAAGGCAAAATCAGAtgctttatttgttaaaagtgACGTGGACAAGGATGGTTTCGTGTCCGGGGCGGAAATTAAGGACGTGTTTTTGAAGAGCGGTGTTCCACAACAAGTTTTAGCTCATATTTG GGCCCTATGTGATATTAAACAGACGGGTAAACTAAATAATGAACAATTTGCATTGGCTATGTGGTTCGTCGCCAGGTGTTTGAAGGGTTTGGAGCCACCGCCAGCATTAACGCCCGAAATGGTACCTCCGAGTTTTAGGACAAATAAGCCGGTTGATGGCCTCGTG gaaaataataACACGAGATATTCCAATCCAGAACTGGACATGATAAGCAAAGACATCGAGGAACTTTGCAAAGAAAGACTTGCCTTAGAGACAGACATTGCACAGAAAGAAGcagatattaaaataaaaactggagaaataaaaaatcttcag AGCGAGTTAGACACTCTGGCAGCTACTCTCAAACAGCTGGAAAATCAGAAAGGGGAAGCACAAAAGAGACTGAACGACCTCAAACTTCAG AAAAATACAGTAGACATAGAACATGCTGCAATTGATAATCAACTCATTTCGGCTAATGATAAG GTGGACAAATTGAGAGCTCAAGCGAATGAACAAGCCGATTTAGTAGCGGTTCAAGAGTCTGAACTGAAAACTAAAAAGGAACAGTTAGATGGGCTTAGACAAGAGGAACAAAGGTTAGAAGACCAGAAAAATGAGAGTTTGAATAAGCTGCAATCAATGACATCTAATTTACAAGAAACACAACTTAATATAAGTCAG GTGAAAGCACTTACCACACAACTGCAAGAGCAGTCGAGACAAATCAACGATGCCATAAGTATCTGTGAGGCGGCCATTCAATCTGGTGATTTAAGCGTGGTGCCGGATACCACATTACGAATTTCTGCTGAATTTAGGGATGCTGAATACTCTAGATTGGGACTAACTAACGGTGAAAATAAACAG agaGATCAATTCGGTGATGCATTCAGCCGGCAAAATGGTTCAAGTACTGGATTTGACGATGATCCATTTCAAAATG ATCCGTTTAAAAGTAAAGGAAATGCACCAATCACTGATTCATTTAATGCGGCCTTTTCTAAATCGGTCAAT gaTGAATTTTCTGCTGATCCATTTGGAGCTCCTTTCAGCAATAACTCAGATCCATTTAATAACTTCAATAATGGGAATCAGAATCCTCAGGTAGAA cCCGAAAAAGACCCATTCGGTTGTGATCCCTTCGCGGTTCTGCACGCCCCGACAAGAGATAGCATTGTCGCCTCCGGGCCGCCTCCGCGACCTTCCAGCCCCAGTCCGGCCTTACCACccaaaaaaagtaaacagCCTCCGCCGCGGCCTGCACCTCCTCGACCTGCGCAGCCGCCACAAGTCAAGAAACAACAAGACGCCTTCGGGACCGATCCATTCGATGGCGGTTTCGGCGGCAGCGGAGGTTTtgctgatttttcaaattttgaatccaAG TTATCCGGTAACAACGCTACACAATCACATCAAGCTCGGTCCAAAGCTCTAGACTTTTCCGATGATCCATTCAAAGACTACAGGTACGAGGATCCGTTTAATATTACGTTTGACGAGGACGCAGCTGCGGCTGATACAAAAAGTACGGACATAGGAAAGTCCATTTCTTTGGACGCGTTTGGCACCAGCGACGATAAGTTCAATGACAAGTTCGACCCTTTTGGGTTAGAGGGCAGACAATCGGTTCCTCTCAGCACATCTTTTGGTGCTCTATCGTTGAAACTTCCTGCGCCAAGTGGTAGAGCTTCTGCACCTTTAGTCTCAAAGTTGCCGAGCGAGGACCAACAGCTTGCCTGGGCGGCTAGGGAGAGTTTACGAACGGAAcaggaaaggaaaaaaaaggtTCAAGAAAAGGAGGATGCGGACCTGGAGATGGCGCTGAAGTTAAGTAGAATAGAGTCGCCTAAGCGTTGA